A single Acropora palmata chromosome 5, jaAcrPala1.3, whole genome shotgun sequence DNA region contains:
- the LOC141881969 gene encoding uncharacterized protein LOC141881969, which produces MGQCHGGRARQCPEQSQIENEWVLNSSDIHKSDVKLGEGAWGIVYKGKFHGCDVAVKQFHQAINNESTRLFLREIEMASKCRHPCLLLFIGAILDEGPMLVTELMECSLRSKLFPGPGEETLTKDDEQRISLDVALALHYLHEKKPDPILHNDVSSSNVLLWRSATHWRAKLSDYGTVNIVRRSNLNYTGAAVYCAPEFTDTGNPDAVISCKADVYSYGVLLCEMSIRETPNPEERSAQISRIERPEIRSLVTNCVKTTPSSRPDMKEVLQHLMRIEEMVNHNLHDILMQYDLGGFFT; this is translated from the exons ATGGGGCAGTGTCATGGAGGTCGAGCCCGTCAATGTCCAGAGCAAAGCCAGATAGAAAATGAATGGGTTTTAAACTCAAGTGATATCCACAAGTCTGATGTGAAACTTGGAGAAGGTGCATGGGGGATTGTTTACAAGGGAAAATTTCATGGCTGTGATGTCGCTGTGAAACAGTTTCACCAAGCCATCAACAACGAGAGCACACGTTTGTTTCTGCGCGAAATCGAAATGGCGTCAAAATGTCGACACCCGTGCCTTTTGTTATTCATTGGTGCGATATTGGATGAAGGGCCGATGCTAGTTACAGAACTCATGGAGTGCAGTCTAAGGAGCAAACTGTTCCCTGGTCCCGGTGAAGAGACGCTAACGAAAGATGACGAGCAACGTATATCGTTAGACGTCGCACTCGCGCTTCACTATTTACACGAGAAAAAGCCAGATCCCATTCTTCACAATGATGTAAGCAGCTCTAACGTGTTGCTATGGAGATCTGCTACCCATTGGAGGGCCAAACTATCCGATTACGGCACTGTTAATATTGTCCGCCGGAGTAATTTAAATTATACAGGGGCAGCTGTTTACTGTGCACCGGAATTCACAGACACGGGTAACCCCGATGCTGTCATATCTTGTAAG GCCGATGTATACAGTTATGGTGTTCTTCTTTGTGAAATGAGCATCAGGGAAACCCCAAACCCAGAAGAACGTAGTGCTCAAATAAGCCGAATTGAAAGACCAGAAATTCGCTCGCTGGTGACAAACTGTGTTAAAACAACACCTTCGTCGAGGCCAGATATGAAAGAGGTTCTTCAGCATCTAATGAGAATTGAGGAAATGGTAAATCACAACTTGCACGATATCTTAATGCAATACGATTTGGGGGGGTTctttacataa